From Osmerus mordax isolate fOsmMor3 chromosome 8, fOsmMor3.pri, whole genome shotgun sequence, a single genomic window includes:
- the slc22a16 gene encoding solute carrier family 22 member 16, whose translation MSVERIFDELGHFKRFQACLYFAAVFQAIACGIHYLASVFLVETPSFVCAPPGNLSDVLYDNHTGRTLEEVLPFFTPGKGPVVVQTSSGDQWELSPCSCALRINPTDFTYQFDGNKTVSACGGLYVYDHSEVYQSIVTDWDLVCEREWLAKLCQPTFMLGVLIGALVFGDIADRVGRKRILQFTSLGQFIFGVCVAFTGNYYFFIVVRFFLAMVSSGYLVVVFVYVTEFTGNKVRTWTSMHVHASFAVGIMVVALVGYLVRVWWVYQIILSVCTSPFLLFCWMFPETPFYLMAKGRIQDTQALLDIMARFNGLESGLKATDLLATEDQGSGEKEAMLESGPGPEAGPKCELGLPERKLSILDLFGTWRMAGRTLTVWAIWFIGSLGYYVFSLGSVNLGGNQYINLFLAGAVEFPSYLIGCYAMDRVGRKRTCAPALLLSGIACMLIIVVPNDIQVLAIILSMTGKFAIAIAFGLIYLYTCELYPTVIRSLAVGSGSMMCRVGSVVAPFCVYLADIWLFLPQLIVGVLAFIIGVMTFLLPETLGEPLTTTLKEAEALGRKPSKRIPDLGMEDGVEMIQSSNHQIKA comes from the exons ATGTCAGTTGAGCGAATATTCGATGAACTTGGACACTTTAAAAG gTTCCAGGCATGTTTGTACTTtgctgcagtgttccaggccaTAGCCTGTGGAATCCACTACCTTGCATCTGTGTTTCTTGTGGAGACGCCAAGCTTCGTCTGTGCACCGCCAGGGAACCTGAGCGACGTGCTGTACGATAACCATACGGGACGCACGCTGGAGGAGGTGTTACCTTTCTTCACACCGGGGAAGGGGCCAGTGGTTGTGCAAACGTCCAGTGGTGACCAATGGGAGCTAAGCCCTTGCAGCTGCGCTTTACGGATCAACCCTACGGACTTCACGTATCAATTTGACGGCAACAAGACGGTGTCAGCGTGCGGCGGGCTCTACGTGTACGACCACAGCGAGGTGTACCAGAGCATTGTGACGGACTGGGAcctggtgtgtgagagggaatgGCTGGCCAAGCTGTGTCAGCCTACCTTCATGCTGGGAGTGTTGATTGGGGCCCTGGTGTTTGGGGACATCGCTGATAG ggtggGCAGGAAGAGGATTCTACAGTTCACCAGTCTGGGGCAGTTCatcttcggtgtgtgtgtggcgttcaCAGGAAACTACTACTTCTTCATAGTTGTCCGCTTCTTCCTCGCCATG GTGTCCAGTGGTTACCTGGTGGTGGTGTTTGTCTACGTGACTGAGTTCACCGGTAACAAGGTGCGCACGTGGACCTCCATGCACGTGCACGCTTCTTTTGCCGTGGGCATCATGGTGGTGGCCCTGGTGGGCTACCTGGTCCGGGTGTGGTGGGTCTACCAAATCATCCTCTCCGTCTGcacctcccccttcctgctCTTCTGCTGGATGTTCCCAGAGACGCCCTTCTACCTGATGGCCAAGGGCCGCATCCAGGACACCCAGGCCCTGCTGGACATCATGGCCCGCTTCAACGGTCTGGAGTCTGGGCTGAAGGCCACAGACCTCCTGGCCACGGAGGATCAGGGCTCTGGGGAAAAGGAGGCTATGCTTgagtctgggcctgggcctgaggCTGGGCCAAAGTGTGAGCTGGGGTTGCCTGAGAGGAAGCTGAGCATCCTGGATCTTTTTGGCACTTGGAGGATGGCTGGCAGAACGCTGACGGTGTGGGCCATCTGGTTCATTGGCAGCCTGGGCTACTATGTGTTCTCCCTGGGCTCTGTCAACCTTGGGGGGAACCAGTATATCAACCTCTTCCTGGCTG GTGCTGTGGAGTTCCCCTCctatctgattggctgttatGCCATGGACCGGGTGGGCAGGAAGAGGACGTGTGCCCCAGCTCTGCTGCTCAGTgggattgcctgcatgctcatCATTGTGGTGCCAAAT GATATACAGGTTTTAGCCATCATCCTCAGTATGACAGGCAAGTTTGCCATTGCCATCGCCTTTGGACTAATTTACCTGTACACCTGTGAGCTCTACCCTACCGTCATCag gtcCCTTGCGGTAGGCAGTGGCAGTATGATGTGTCGTGTGGGCAGTGTGGTGGCTCCGTTCTGCGTGTACCTGGCCGACATCTGGTTGTTCTTACCTCAG ctgatTGTGGGGGTCCTTGCGTTCATCATCGGTGTGATGACCTTCCTGCTACCAGAGACCCTGGGGGAGCCCCTGACTACCACCCTGAAGGAAGCTGAGGCCCTGGGACGCAAGCCCAGCAAGAGGATCCCTGACctggggatggaggatggagtaGAGATGATCCAGAGCTCCAACCACCAGATCAAGGCCTGA